In Rhineura floridana isolate rRhiFlo1 chromosome 4, rRhiFlo1.hap2, whole genome shotgun sequence, the sequence acatgatagaagtgtataaaattatgcatggcattgagaaagtggatagagaaaagttcttctccctctctcataatactagaactcgtggacattcaaagaagctgaatgttggaagattcaggacagacagaaggaagtacttctttactcagcgcatagttaaactatggaatttgctcccacaagatgcagtaatggccaccagcttggatggctttaaaagaagattagacaaattcatggaggacagggctatcaatggctactagccatgatggctgtgctctgccaccctagtcagaggcagcatgcttctgaaaaccagttgccggaagcctcaggaggggagagtgttcttgcactcgggtcctgcttgcgggcttcccccaggcacctggttggccactgtgagaacaggatgctggactagatgggccactggcctgatccagcaggctcttcttatgttcttatgttcttatgactgctcaccggggcagggtatcatcaacatgtcactctgctgctgaaagaactgcactggctgcccatttgctaccagaccaagttcaaggttctagtttggtgtacaaagccctatacagcttgggaccaggatacagtagggccccactcatttggcgggttacgttccagacccccgccaaaaagcaaaacccaccgaaaagcagaactccttcaataaaatggcacccgatgcccaaaaaacacagtaaaagcggaacaagcgccgtatgagtggggccttactctgattttagctgccgtattagcagatctCCAAAAAGCAggccgccaaaaagtggggccctactgtacctaaaataccgtcttatcccttatatacccagtcgatcactgcactctgcaggtgagggcctcctgcagataccatcttatcaggaggttcgttctgcacaacataggaaacagacctttagtgtggcagcacctaccctgtggaattccctccctttgaatattagacaggcaccatctctgttatcttttcagcacctatggaagaccttcctctttcaacaagccttttaagttgagaccttatcccagtctgcgtctgtgttggaactgctttttatttatttatttatttaaaacatttctatgccgctctatcttcctgAAAAGCTCAGAGCGGTGAACAACTTTATAATAAAAGAACCTAGACAAAAATACCTTATAAAAACAAGACATACAACCATAAATACAAACTTATATGATAAGGTTAAAATAGTAAAACTATATACAGTAAAATCATTACTCCATAGtctctcatggtcaagagatttcctattcctcagtccaggttaaatgcgagacggaaaaggaacgtcttgacctggcgacggaatgccgGAAGCGAGAAGGCCAACCGGACCTCTattggcaaggaattccagagtctaggggcgataacagagaacgccctgtctctggttcctgaaagatgaacttgtgTGGATGAAGGTATCCTAAGGAACGAATTATTggaggacctgagagaacgggggggttcataagaagacaaccgatcggacagatagacagggcccaggccctgaagggctttaaaggccaacaccagcaccttgaattgagtccagaagcaaatcggcaaccagtgaagctgttgcaacaggggggttgtataggcacgaatgtcagcccctgtcagcattcttattgctgcacgttgaaccaatttaagcttctgaactgtcttcaaaggcagccccacgtagagtgcgttgcagtagtcaagccgggatgtaactaaggcgtgagttaccttcgtcagatcagacatctctaaaaactggcgcagctggcgaaccagtcttaactgggcaaaagtgctcctggacacagcagaaacctgagcttccaggttcaaagccgagtccagaagcacacccaagctgcggacttgagtcttcagggggagtgtaaccccgtctaacaCAGGTACATTCCACGTTTCTAGTTTAGCCCTATGACTGACGaggagcatttctgtcttgtctggatttaatttcaacttgttcaccttcatccaatccatcactgaggacaggcactggttcaggggtcgAACAGTTTCCTTGGcatcagggggaaaggagaaataaagctgggtgtcatctgcatattgatggtaacgaactccaaacctccggatgacctcacccagcggcttcatatagatgttaaataacaaaggagacaaaaTAGAGCCCTGTGGAACCACGCAggtcaatatgttttttaaacttttttctcttttttttaagatgtcttgaaagcttttctaaaaaatgtttttaacgctgttttgttttaatgtattttaaagtttgtttttatgatgttttaaagtgtttttagtgcttttgtttgctcccctgggctcctgctgggaggaagggcgggatacgaataaaataaataaataaataaataaataaatataaaacaggaATTTGGGGGATTCAAACATGTAAAACATGGTCCAATTATATGTGTCAGGGAAAGCCATATAGAGGTGATACTAGTGGCTGCACTTACAGGGCTATTGTAAGGGTTAATAAAACATAAAGCACTTTGAATACTTGAGGTACACTATATGAATGCTAAGTATTAATAAAATGCAGAGCTAGTACTAGTAAATGCCATTTTGGagtgaaatgtttaaaaaattagACATAATGTGGATCTGGAAGGAAAAGGAACTGAAATGTACctgtatgaaatggaaatgggctgccttcaagtcgatcccgacttatggcgaccctacgaatagggttttcatggtaagcgatattcagagggggtttaccattgcctccctctgaggctagtcctccccagctggctagggcctgctcagcttgccacagctgcacaagccagccccttccttgtccgcaactgcctgtATAAGCACAGGAATAAGAGTAAGATTTTGGAGCTGCAGTCATATGTACACTtagctaggagtaagccccattaaatgtagtgggggttacttctgagtagacaggcacAAAAGTGTATTATTTATCTTCCATAAGTCTGACACGCTCTCTGCAGTTCCAGCATCGCatcattttaaaattgtattcaAGGTTCAATCTGAATAAGGCCTCAATCGTAGGACTATATGGATTAGTATGAAAGGACAGAAATGCTTCTGAGCATTTGCAAAGCGCATTTTTCTAGCCACTGAATTACATATAGCAGGTTACACACAAGCTGCTGAAGCTTGTTGATCTCAGGTGTTTAAGCAGtagtggatggcatggtggggtggaaactatttatttatttgatttgatttataccgcacccttcctcccagtaggagcccagggcggcactttcctggcaggtgagttgctgctgcttaccaagagtGGGCAAAGCAGTGACAAGGTCGTTGTGGTGCTGATGCACTGGCAGAGTCAGTTCAGTGAACTATGCCACCTTCCCTGaccctcttggtaagcagcagcaacttgtTTGCCAGGCGGTCAAGtcagcagctctgccccactgtGCCATTTGCCACTGTGCTTAAATCTGTATTGGATTGTGGCCTACATCTTTAGGATGAGGATGTGAAGAGTTTTTTCTTCCTGCTCCTCTCTCCTAATCTGTGGGCTTTGTCATGGCTTTTGTTATCTGTAAATCTGCCTCTATCCTGAAAAATGCTACAAGAACAGAACCTGCTGTTGCAGCTGAGAGCCTCTTTTCCACTGATGTGGAGTGAGACAGATGAGAATGTGATCAATACCACTTTTCCTTTGCTGCTCTTCAAGGCAGCTAAGGTGCAATACCTCCTGTTGAAAAGAGGCAAGCAAGCAATGTGTagcttttccctccctccctcagtccTGCTTGTATGCTGTCCCTCCTGTCGTTGAAATGACATCTGGCTGAGATGTCTGACTGAAAAGTCTGGTAATGATGCTTCACTTTTTGGCAGGATTGTCTTGAAAGCAGTCGCAGTAACAATAGGGCAAGAACCTTTTTTCTGCAGAAAAGAGAAGGGAAAGGATTCATGTAATGTGGCCCTGAAAAGCTATCCACTGAAATATTTACAACTCTTGAGTTTATCCTTCTCAGAGTTTGCACTCTGGACACAGGTGTAGAAAGCCTGACCAATAGATTTTCTACTACATCATCATAGTTGCCAGAATGTTTAGTTTATTGATACCTTTTCCCCCCCTTCAATAGGTTCCTGAACTAGCTGGCTTTTGGCTCCTGAGTCTCCTTTTGCAACTGCCCTTAATTCTCTTCCTGCTTTTAAACGAAGGTCTGAAAATCCAACCACTGGAGCGAGCGGTGAATATCATCTTTGTAGTCTTCcttgtcttccaggtcatagcTGCATTCATTGCCCTCAGAAAAATGGTGAATCAGCTGGCAACTCGCTTCCACCTTCATGAGTTTGACAGGCTAGATGATCATTTCCTCTCTGATAACCTAACCTGGAATAAAATGAAGGTGGAGGCTCCCTGGGATGTGAAACCACCTGTAGAAGAAATTCGTTCAGCAAGTTCTAGCTGGAGAGCTACAGTGAGGGCTTGATGTGCTGCAGGGCAGCCCCTTGCAGATCCTCCTTGGTTCCTGTTGCCTGAATGATCTGGGTTTCTGACAATATGACTTAGGAGCTCACCTTGTTACAGATAACAAAAAAGCCACTCTTCTACAAGGAACCTGTACAATGAGCATTACCAACAGTGTCTTCACTGTGAGGTGATTCTGTTGTGATGAAGAATATTAATACATGAAAAAGTGTGACATAAGATGTAAAACCTGCATATATTTTGCAGGCATGATTCATAAGCAGAAGATTAGCTTTCTGCACACTATTGCTCATGTTATCTTGTGTAATCCATATTGATGTGCCCTCATCTGTAACGTGTTCCTCTACAGACATTTTTCAGTGGAGGAAAAATCTTATATTGGCATTAGCCTCAGGTTTACAATTCTTTTGGACATCTGGGGCTGGATTTTTTAAGACTTTGTTTACTTTTTCAGTGTGAGTTCTTAGTATTTCAATAACTGTTGCAAAGGAatattttgtaaaaataaaattgttttaatatatttcttctAGCCTTTTAATTGGATATGACAAACTAGCATTTCCCACTGAATGATACTTTGCAGATGATAGTCATAGCTTTTCCAGTATACATTACTTCTTTGGAGCAAGACACACTTTGTGAAAAGATCTTCACCATCCTTCAATAACCTAAAACAGAATCGGCCTGATGGATGTCTGTCGGGAGGAGTTCCATATTAAGATAGTTCCATACACAATTAAAGCAAAGACAGGGAAGTGTGCAAGATCCACGTACAGTATATCGTATTATTGTTTCAACAATAGTGCCTTTTTCTTATGCTCACTTTGTGCCATTGCACTCATACATGACAGGAATTTTGTTCATTTTCGAAACTAAGCATAACCTATTACAg encodes:
- the TMEM17 gene encoding transmembrane protein 17, with protein sequence MSLPEPVRRRLSSFSRTVFTDSHRTGPENRSDGDNVPDNEIVSSLPLQMSLYFNLCFFPFWWVSSVVMLQLKYPVLPDYYKFILVTVIILTSLIEIIRLYLGYMGNLQEKVPELAGFWLLSLLLQLPLILFLLLNEGLKIQPLERAVNIIFVVFLVFQVIAAFIALRKMVNQLATRFHLHEFDRLDDHFLSDNLTWNKMKVEAPWDVKPPVEEIRSASSSWRATVRA